A single genomic interval of Pontibacter deserti harbors:
- a CDS encoding PorP/SprF family type IX secretion system membrane protein: MMRGAFLTIVLWAIGMVAVAQQLPHFSQYMLNGYLLNPAMAGVENYGDVKIGYRNQWSGVEGAPKSYYATVHAPLNKLNFNKSASSVPYRGKNSSKEMHKNYRSRSLVTPQAHHGLGFTALTDKAGALKRSDVSLTYAYHLPLSRTTMMSVGLTGGFSFYSVDQSGLYLTNPTDPTFMGGDYYRAKPNISAGAMVYTKKYYVGATTTQILQDELSKEEGISEQDRAYMHYYVTGGYKVVVSPKLSLLPSMMVKYVPPAPVSVDANLKVLYQDKVWIGGSYRHKDAAVVLAGINVSNLLQVGYAYDIANSDIGRVSDGSHEIVLGLLLNNRGKVFCPASM, from the coding sequence ATGATGAGAGGCGCATTTCTGACAATTGTATTGTGGGCTATAGGTATGGTTGCTGTTGCCCAGCAGCTGCCCCACTTCAGCCAGTATATGCTGAACGGCTACCTGCTTAACCCGGCTATGGCTGGCGTTGAAAACTATGGCGATGTAAAGATCGGTTACCGGAACCAGTGGAGTGGTGTGGAAGGAGCACCTAAGTCATATTATGCTACCGTGCATGCCCCGCTTAATAAGTTAAACTTTAATAAGTCTGCCAGCTCAGTGCCTTACCGAGGTAAAAACAGCAGTAAGGAGATGCATAAGAACTATAGAAGTCGCAGTCTGGTTACTCCGCAGGCGCACCACGGATTAGGTTTTACAGCTCTTACAGATAAAGCGGGTGCCTTGAAGCGATCAGATGTCAGCCTTACATACGCTTACCATTTGCCGCTAAGCAGAACAACGATGATGTCAGTGGGCTTGACTGGTGGTTTCTCTTTTTATAGTGTAGATCAATCCGGATTATACTTAACAAACCCAACCGATCCTACATTTATGGGCGGTGATTATTATCGGGCTAAGCCTAATATTTCTGCAGGAGCAATGGTCTATACCAAAAAGTATTATGTCGGTGCTACAACCACTCAGATTTTGCAGGATGAGCTAAGCAAAGAGGAAGGAATCTCGGAGCAGGACAGGGCTTATATGCATTACTATGTTACAGGTGGGTATAAGGTAGTGGTTTCGCCAAAGCTATCGTTGCTGCCATCCATGATGGTAAAGTATGTACCACCGGCACCTGTATCAGTAGATGCGAACCTGAAGGTTTTGTACCAGGATAAAGTATGGATAGGCGGCTCTTACAGGCACAAAGATGCAGCAGTAGTGTTAGCGGGTATAAATGTATCGAACCTGCTGCAGGTAGGTTACGCTTACGATATTGCAAACTCCGATATAGGGCGCGTTAGTGATGGCAGCCACGAAATAGTACTTGGCCTGCTGCTGAATAACCGAGGTAAGGTATTTTGCCCTGCAAGTATGTAA
- a CDS encoding PKD domain-containing protein, whose protein sequence is MKTTCYLLARAIAFSLLCLLSFSVSAQNTSNKGKDFWLGFMGHINGIRGNGSVLPQMSVYITSTVATTGMVEIPGLGFSTPYTVAPNKVTVVNIPYSAFIRSSEITEAKGIHVTAVEPVVVYAHIYSLNISGATLVLPTGTLGREYYAISYEQNPTSDFSEFMVVGVENNTTIEITPTANTLNGKLAGETFTVTLNKGDIYQVQSRQDLTGTKILSVGSNGASCKKIAVFSGSSYTRLGCPEAVAVNPPASGDNLFQQLYPISAWGQNYVTAPMMTRIGGDMFRVLASQDGTIVQVDGGAPVTINKGQFYDFQSEKASHITADKPILLAQYPRTQVCDGIVGDPEMIILNPVEQTLKDITLYSSPFYQITGHYINVLMRTADTGSFRLDGNAVTFTPVPANPEYSYSQNVVTPGNHTLKADEGFNAIAYGFGHVESYGYSAGANIKNLIQNITFDKEPYCDGETVGFTGFASYDPLKWKWYFGDGETSEEQKPTHKYKAPGTYTVSLVTTRYNGNDCDSQDSTSVELIVYPNPEADFSSVGQCEVGVITFEDKSTTSVTGNEIISWLWDFGDGTTSTEQHPQHTYSEAGVYDVKLTIQTASTCTSEIVKQVKVYPLPQAAFDAPETCHTSVTSFKDKSTVAEGAIAAWEWDFGDGSPVATAQNPSHTYAAPGTYTVKLTVTTNAGCQTVTTNNVVINPKPEVKFELPDICIRDEAQFVNQTTISSGSIVKYEWSFGDGTTSTSINPKHKYRAEGTYKVKLTAYSDKGCSESFETEYIVSGAYPVAKFSATDFCQRSEVQFKDESEVAFGRIVKWEWDFGDGATSAEQHPKHNYKKTGTYTVRLTAYSGIVCLSTTTQQVTIVANPDAAFTTSNICLSETATFTNSSSVAEGSIVSYSWNFGDGATATIAEPTHKYSKPGTYTVSLTVTTENGCQNLQQKQIIVYPLPKAAFSPVIACISEQVSFRNESTVSSGSIVAWNWNFGDGNTSSLQHPTYRYAQPGTYKVKLEVTTDNGCKDVLEKQVKITAMPIALAGADQIPVCGTTSTRLQANNPAPAKGTWSILNGVGGTISDIHNPRATFSGQMGEKYKLRWLVEDSPCASVDDEVEILFSPYPLVEAGRGAIIIEGESVVLEGSGEGTLLWSSPQSLDNATIAQPTASPVVTTKYVLQATSAEGCVSTNEVTITVLRKLRIPTGISPNGDGINDVWLIDGTYDYPDVSVTVFNRWGDKVYTSTGYNTPWDGTRDGKPLPDGAYYFIIDTNKGRKAFTGSITILR, encoded by the coding sequence TTGAAAACAACTTGTTACCTGTTGGCGCGGGCTATAGCTTTCAGCCTGCTGTGCCTTTTATCTTTTAGTGTATCAGCCCAAAACACGTCCAACAAAGGCAAGGATTTCTGGCTCGGCTTTATGGGGCACATCAATGGCATCCGTGGTAATGGAAGCGTTTTGCCCCAGATGAGCGTTTATATTACATCTACAGTAGCTACAACAGGTATGGTAGAGATTCCGGGATTAGGTTTCTCCACACCTTATACTGTAGCACCAAACAAAGTTACTGTCGTTAATATCCCCTACAGTGCCTTTATAAGGAGCTCTGAGATTACAGAAGCCAAAGGCATACATGTTACCGCCGTAGAGCCTGTAGTAGTTTATGCCCATATTTATTCTCTTAATATTTCCGGGGCAACCTTAGTATTGCCAACCGGTACGCTAGGCCGGGAGTACTATGCTATTTCCTATGAGCAGAACCCTACAAGCGATTTTTCGGAGTTTATGGTAGTGGGTGTGGAAAACAATACCACTATAGAAATAACGCCTACAGCTAATACACTAAATGGAAAACTAGCCGGCGAGACATTTACTGTAACACTTAATAAAGGAGATATCTACCAGGTACAATCCAGACAGGACCTGACGGGTACCAAAATCTTGTCGGTTGGTTCTAACGGGGCATCCTGTAAAAAAATTGCTGTTTTCTCGGGTAGTTCTTATACCCGTTTAGGCTGCCCGGAGGCTGTGGCTGTAAATCCTCCTGCTTCCGGAGATAACCTGTTCCAGCAGTTATACCCGATCAGTGCCTGGGGGCAGAACTATGTAACTGCACCCATGATGACTAGGATTGGCGGAGATATGTTTAGAGTACTGGCATCACAGGACGGAACCATAGTTCAGGTAGATGGGGGTGCACCTGTAACTATAAACAAAGGTCAGTTCTATGATTTTCAGAGTGAAAAGGCAAGCCATATAACAGCAGATAAACCAATTCTTTTGGCGCAATACCCCCGCACACAGGTCTGTGATGGTATTGTAGGTGACCCGGAAATGATTATTCTGAACCCGGTGGAGCAAACACTAAAAGATATAACACTTTACTCCTCGCCATTTTACCAGATAACCGGCCATTACATAAATGTGCTGATGCGCACCGCAGACACTGGGTCTTTCAGGTTAGATGGTAATGCAGTTACATTTACTCCGGTGCCCGCAAATCCGGAATATTCTTATTCACAAAACGTAGTTACCCCCGGTAACCATACCCTGAAGGCAGATGAAGGCTTTAACGCTATAGCGTATGGTTTTGGCCATGTAGAATCGTATGGGTACTCTGCCGGAGCAAACATCAAAAACCTGATCCAGAACATAACTTTTGATAAGGAGCCCTACTGCGATGGCGAAACAGTTGGTTTCACTGGTTTTGCATCTTATGATCCGCTTAAATGGAAGTGGTATTTCGGGGATGGCGAAACATCTGAAGAGCAGAAACCAACCCACAAGTATAAAGCTCCGGGTACCTACACCGTATCGTTAGTAACAACCAGGTATAACGGCAACGACTGCGATTCTCAGGATTCAACCTCGGTAGAGTTGATAGTATACCCGAACCCGGAAGCCGACTTCAGCTCTGTTGGGCAGTGCGAGGTTGGGGTTATTACCTTCGAAGACAAATCAACTACAAGTGTTACCGGTAACGAGATCATCAGCTGGCTATGGGACTTTGGCGATGGCACCACCTCTACAGAGCAACACCCGCAACACACTTATTCAGAAGCCGGAGTTTATGATGTAAAACTGACAATCCAGACCGCATCTACGTGTACCAGCGAAATAGTAAAGCAGGTAAAAGTATATCCGTTGCCACAGGCAGCCTTTGATGCTCCCGAAACCTGCCACACCAGCGTTACTTCTTTTAAAGATAAATCTACGGTAGCGGAAGGTGCAATTGCTGCCTGGGAGTGGGATTTTGGCGATGGCTCTCCGGTAGCAACTGCGCAGAACCCTAGTCATACCTATGCAGCGCCGGGTACTTATACGGTTAAGCTCACTGTAACTACCAACGCAGGTTGCCAGACTGTTACCACCAACAATGTTGTTATCAATCCGAAGCCAGAGGTAAAGTTCGAGCTACCTGATATCTGTATTCGTGATGAAGCTCAGTTTGTAAACCAGACCACTATAAGCTCGGGCAGTATCGTGAAATATGAGTGGAGCTTCGGTGATGGAACTACCTCAACAAGTATAAATCCAAAACACAAGTATAGGGCAGAAGGCACTTATAAAGTAAAGTTAACTGCCTATTCCGATAAAGGCTGTTCTGAAAGCTTTGAGACGGAATACATCGTAAGCGGAGCCTATCCGGTTGCTAAGTTCTCGGCTACAGATTTTTGCCAGCGCAGCGAAGTACAGTTTAAAGATGAATCAGAGGTTGCCTTTGGCAGAATTGTGAAATGGGAATGGGACTTTGGGGATGGTGCCACCTCTGCAGAACAGCACCCGAAACACAACTATAAAAAGACGGGCACTTATACTGTGCGGTTAACAGCTTACTCAGGTATAGTTTGCTTAAGCACCACCACCCAACAGGTAACTATTGTTGCCAACCCGGATGCCGCATTTACAACAAGCAATATCTGCTTAAGCGAAACAGCTACGTTCACAAATTCATCTTCGGTGGCAGAGGGCAGTATAGTATCTTATAGCTGGAATTTTGGAGATGGAGCTACTGCAACTATAGCTGAGCCTACACACAAGTATAGCAAGCCAGGTACTTATACTGTATCGCTCACAGTAACAACAGAAAACGGCTGCCAGAACCTACAGCAAAAACAGATTATAGTATACCCACTTCCTAAAGCTGCCTTCTCTCCGGTAATAGCCTGTATTTCTGAGCAGGTCTCGTTCCGAAACGAAAGCACGGTATCCAGCGGAAGCATCGTAGCCTGGAACTGGAATTTTGGGGATGGCAACACATCTTCGCTACAGCATCCTACTTACAGGTATGCTCAGCCAGGTACATATAAAGTTAAGCTGGAGGTAACAACTGATAACGGATGTAAGGATGTGCTGGAGAAGCAGGTGAAAATTACGGCAATGCCTATCGCTTTGGCTGGTGCAGACCAGATTCCGGTTTGTGGTACTACCAGCACACGTTTGCAGGCAAACAATCCGGCACCGGCAAAAGGTACATGGTCTATACTTAACGGGGTAGGCGGCACCATCTCAGATATTCATAACCCGCGAGCAACTTTTTCCGGACAGATGGGTGAAAAGTATAAACTGCGCTGGCTGGTAGAAGATAGCCCGTGTGCATCTGTGGATGATGAAGTAGAGATCCTGTTCTCGCCATATCCTCTGGTTGAAGCCGGTAGAGGAGCTATCATCATAGAAGGAGAATCGGTTGTGCTGGAAGGCAGCGGAGAAGGAACCTTATTGTGGTCATCGCCACAGAGCCTTGATAATGCAACCATTGCACAGCCAACAGCTTCTCCGGTTGTAACTACTAAGTATGTGCTGCAGGCAACGTCAGCAGAAGGTTGTGTCAGCACCAATGAAGTAACGATAACTGTATTGCGCAAGCTCCGCATCCCGACAGGTATCTCGCCTAATGGGGATGGTATAAATGATGTCTGGTTAATTGACGGGACTTATGACTACCCGGATGTATCTGTAACAGTATTTAACCGCTGGGGCGATAAAGTTTATACCTCTACAGGCTACAATACCCCTTGGGATGGCACCAGAGACGGAAAGCCTTTGCCAGACGGAGCCTATTATTTTATCATCGATACAAACAAAGGAAGAAAAGCATTTACAGGTTCTATAACCATACTGAGATAA
- a CDS encoding OmpA family protein produces the protein MIHHITRNLRLALILLGLVLTFLQTAKAQDLQKADKHFNEFEFSLALDEYKAILDQGEPSLTVVQRIADIYRILNNSKEAEFWYAQVITFAGADPSAYYLYAESAKRNGNYEKAKLLFLEYSNKVPGQAVLAQRMAASCDTSMEWIRDPKPFKVWKEKTLNSQGADFSPFKAKDGLYFASDRLVKKGKEQVERYGWTGNGYIQMYYAPAKSDTTWSNPTALPSSINTAYHNGPGVFHEKDQTLYFTRTRAVRREVKKNSDPTSWFKGAEGGTHINRLGIYTASKKGNKWKKGKAFKYNNTDQFSIGHPAITTDGNVLYFVSDMPGGLGETDIYYSERQPNGEWSEPINAGNKINTTGRESFPSIGADGVLYFSSDGHMGMGGLDLFKAVGAHKAWTTVENMKYPFNTSHDDLGLVMDASGKTGMLSSGRLAEDGFDDILSFVEERIPCTIAGKTIEFVPDPQNRGKKKELTVGNVRLQITEERSNAKPIEIESDKDGNFTFPVFAGGKYTIRGSKPNYLTQTITVSPDCRNTTDSVMVEMVFNRDTPNKPIVLENIYYDLDKYEITAQAAVELDKLVQTLKDNPSIVIELSSHTDSRQTNYYNQMLSDLRAQAAVDYLVLKGIDRNRLVAKGYGETQLLNKCKDGVSCPEDMHQENRRTEFKIIRKVSNL, from the coding sequence ATGATCCACCACATCACCCGAAACCTCCGACTGGCGCTTATCTTGTTAGGCCTGGTGCTTACTTTTTTGCAAACTGCGAAAGCACAGGATTTACAAAAGGCAGATAAGCACTTTAACGAATTTGAATTCAGCCTGGCGCTCGATGAGTATAAAGCTATACTAGACCAGGGAGAACCAAGCCTAACCGTAGTACAGCGCATTGCCGATATATACCGCATCCTTAACAACAGCAAGGAAGCTGAGTTCTGGTATGCACAGGTAATTACGTTTGCAGGTGCCGACCCCTCAGCTTATTACCTATATGCAGAATCAGCGAAGCGGAACGGGAACTATGAGAAAGCAAAGCTGCTGTTCTTAGAGTATAGTAATAAAGTACCTGGGCAGGCTGTGCTAGCACAACGTATGGCCGCCTCCTGCGATACATCCATGGAATGGATACGGGATCCGAAGCCATTTAAAGTATGGAAAGAGAAAACCCTGAATTCGCAGGGTGCTGATTTTAGTCCTTTCAAAGCAAAAGATGGGTTATACTTTGCCTCCGACAGGCTGGTGAAGAAAGGTAAAGAGCAGGTAGAACGTTATGGCTGGACAGGAAACGGATACATACAAATGTATTATGCTCCTGCTAAAAGCGACACTACCTGGAGTAACCCGACAGCACTTCCATCTTCTATAAACACCGCTTACCACAATGGCCCTGGCGTATTCCATGAAAAGGACCAGACATTATACTTTACACGTACACGCGCTGTTCGCCGTGAAGTGAAAAAGAACAGCGACCCGACCAGCTGGTTTAAGGGTGCAGAGGGTGGTACGCACATAAACAGACTTGGTATTTATACTGCCAGTAAAAAAGGCAACAAGTGGAAGAAGGGAAAAGCTTTTAAGTATAATAACACAGACCAGTTCTCTATCGGACATCCGGCAATAACGACAGATGGTAACGTACTATACTTTGTATCGGATATGCCGGGAGGTTTAGGCGAAACAGATATATACTACAGCGAGCGCCAGCCAAACGGAGAATGGAGCGAACCAATAAATGCTGGTAACAAAATAAATACTACCGGCCGCGAAAGCTTCCCAAGTATAGGTGCCGATGGTGTTTTATACTTCTCTTCAGACGGCCATATGGGTATGGGCGGGCTGGACCTGTTTAAAGCTGTTGGTGCACATAAAGCCTGGACCACAGTAGAGAACATGAAATATCCGTTCAATACGTCGCATGATGATCTTGGACTGGTAATGGATGCATCCGGTAAAACAGGTATGTTATCGTCGGGCAGGTTAGCCGAAGATGGCTTTGATGATATTTTGTCGTTTGTGGAAGAGCGTATACCTTGTACCATTGCAGGTAAAACCATAGAGTTTGTTCCGGACCCTCAGAACAGAGGTAAGAAAAAAGAGCTCACCGTAGGCAACGTAAGACTTCAGATAACAGAAGAAAGAAGCAATGCTAAGCCAATAGAAATAGAATCTGATAAGGATGGCAACTTTACCTTCCCGGTGTTTGCAGGTGGTAAGTATACCATTCGTGGTTCCAAACCTAATTACCTGACACAAACTATAACCGTGTCGCCGGACTGTCGAAATACAACTGATTCTGTAATGGTGGAGATGGTGTTTAACCGCGACACACCTAACAAGCCAATTGTGCTGGAAAACATCTACTACGACCTGGATAAGTATGAGATAACAGCCCAAGCAGCCGTAGAACTAGATAAACTGGTACAGACGCTGAAAGATAACCCATCTATCGTTATCGAATTAAGTTCGCACACCGACAGCCGCCAGACAAATTACTATAACCAGATGTTGTCAGACCTTAGAGCACAGGCTGCTGTAGATTACCTGGTGTTAAAAGGTATAGACAGAAACAGGCTGGTAGCTAAAGGATACGGCGAAACACAGCTACTTAACAAATGTAAAGATGGCGTGTCGTGCCCTGAGGATATGCACCAGGAAAACCGACGCACAGAATTTAAAATAATCAGAAAGGTAAGTAACCTGTAA
- a CDS encoding PorP/SprF family type IX secretion system membrane protein, protein MKTKLPYLLVLLCALVVQQASAQQAPQYTQYIFNELVINPAYSGSKDIININTTYRSQWTGLEGAPTTQTLSVDGPARNARMGWGMHLINDRAGAQSQTGAYANIATRINLSRTAQLSLGIAGGISQYVLDGTKLNPGDETPDVAIPEGRESQILPDAKIGLFFNTERYYAGLSVANLIPFKDDNTIIATPRRHYFFSTGYMFDLGPWISLKPSFLIKQDFKGPANLDLNAFLLMYNRVWLGGSYRTAVPMFTDVDMSEIKKRNAWAILAQVYATPKFRIGYSYDVSLTKLRDFSSHEVSLGYSIFKKQNGRTITPRNL, encoded by the coding sequence ATGAAAACAAAACTACCCTATTTACTTGTGTTGCTCTGTGCATTGGTTGTACAGCAGGCTTCGGCTCAGCAGGCGCCACAGTACACACAGTATATTTTTAATGAGCTTGTTATAAACCCTGCCTACTCCGGGAGCAAAGACATTATAAACATTAATACCACCTATCGCTCTCAGTGGACAGGGTTAGAAGGAGCACCAACCACCCAAACGCTCAGTGTGGATGGCCCGGCGCGCAATGCCAGAATGGGTTGGGGAATGCACCTGATAAACGATAGGGCCGGCGCTCAATCGCAGACGGGAGCTTATGCCAACATCGCTACACGTATTAACCTGAGCCGTACAGCACAATTATCACTGGGTATTGCAGGCGGTATTTCGCAGTACGTATTGGATGGCACAAAGCTTAACCCTGGAGACGAAACCCCCGATGTAGCTATACCGGAAGGCCGGGAGTCGCAGATATTGCCGGATGCCAAAATAGGTTTGTTCTTTAACACAGAGCGTTACTATGCCGGCTTATCGGTAGCAAACCTGATTCCTTTTAAAGACGATAATACTATAATTGCTACACCACGCAGACACTACTTCTTCTCTACAGGTTACATGTTTGATCTTGGTCCGTGGATAAGTCTGAAGCCCAGCTTCCTGATAAAGCAGGATTTTAAAGGACCGGCAAACCTGGACCTGAATGCTTTCCTGTTGATGTATAACCGCGTTTGGTTAGGCGGCTCTTACCGCACTGCTGTACCTATGTTCACAGATGTGGATATGAGCGAAATTAAAAAACGAAACGCATGGGCTATACTGGCGCAGGTATACGCTACACCTAAATTCAGAATTGGTTACTCCTATGATGTAAGCCTTACAAAACTTCGTGATTTTTCATCGCATGAAGTATCTTTGGGTTACTCTATCTTTAAAAAACAAAACGGACGTACTATTACGCCTCGTAACTTATGA